The proteins below come from a single Corvus hawaiiensis isolate bCorHaw1 chromosome 20, bCorHaw1.pri.cur, whole genome shotgun sequence genomic window:
- the PITPNM3 gene encoding membrane-associated phosphatidylinositol transfer protein 3 isoform X4, giving the protein MLSLGANPFLFGNHTFPIWPGLVTGAVEHFESRSSAKSCELYRASLRKQRFPAQGSIEIHEDNEEGVQHQNCKTHVLILILHGGNILDTGSGDHNSKLADINTFSSVFEKVTRAHFPASSGHILMRLVPCPAICSAAFSLVSSLNPYSYDESCLSSSEDHIPLAALPLLAVSSPQYQDAVAMVISRANQVYNEFLKSTDGAGFNGQVCLIGDCIGGILGFDAICYNSNTAYESRNSSRRGSISSIQDNPLLAEDSSLGDSKHLSKSNIDISGIMEDEKQRQLVPRKQSDSSTYDCDTITQHHAFLSSIHSSVLKDGADLPPVDSSLSEVNLGRFEFEVSDFFLFGSPLGLVLAMRSTVLPGLDVCQVRPACSQVYSFFHSADPSACRLEPLLEKRFHLLPPFSVPRYQRYPLGDGRSHQLGDALHNHSGLFLENSSLNIPFSQESPGSPNTSDQLQGKTRKLSLGSTNSENSGSTESLPSACLTNITAKWWGTKRIDYALYCPDVLTAFPTVALPHLFHASYWESTDVVAFILRQVMRYENVNFKENYNLDPETLSPSNPREKWLRKRTHVKLRNVTANHRANDVIAAEDGPQVLVGRFMYGPLDMVALTGEKVDIFIMTEPSSGRWVYFDTEISNSSGRISYNIPEQKRLRVGVYPIKMVVRGDQSSAASYLTVLPRGMECVVFSIDGSFAASVSIMGSDPKVRAGAVDVVRHWQDLGYLIIYITGRPDMQKQRVVSWLSQHNFPQGMIFFSDGLVHDPLRQKTIFLRNLVQECHIKICAAYGSMKDISVYSVLALSPSQIYIVGRSTKKYQAQCQFLSEGYAAHLASLEFSLHSRPKKNNSRMILRKGSFGLHSQPEFLRKRNHLRRTMSVQQPDPPSSNPKPERAQSQPESDKDHDRHLPSIAWVRGGVHKFESIP; this is encoded by the exons GCAGTATTGAAATACATGAGGACAATGAG GAAGGAGTTCAACACCAGAACTGCAAAACTCACGTGTTAATTTTGATCCTACATGGGGGAAACATATTAGACACTGGGAGTGGAGACCACAACAGCAAACTGGCAGACATCAACACCTTCAGTTCTGTGTTTGAGAAAGTGACCCGAGCCCATTTCCCTGCTTCTTCAGGCCACATCTTAATGAGACTTGTTCCCTGCCCAGCAATCTGTTCAGCAGCTTTCTCTCTTGTTTCCAG CCTAAATCCCTACAGCTATGATGAGAGCTGTCTCAGCAGCAGTGAAGACCACATCCCACTGGCTGCCTTGCCTTTGCTGGCTGTCTCATCTCCTCAGTATCAGGATGCAGTTGCCATGGTGATCAGTAGAGCAAATCAAGTTTACAATGAGTTTCTCAAATCTACTGATGGGGCTGGTTTTAATGGGCAG gTGTGTCTCATAGGTGACTGCATTGGAGGAATTTTGGGCTTTGATGCCATCTGCTATAATTCTAATACAGCTTACGAAAGTCGGAACAGTAGCAGGAGAGGAAGCATCAGCAGCATCCag GATAATCCACTCTTAGCAGAGGACTCCAGTCTGGGTGACAGCAAACACCTGAGCAAAAGCAATATTGACATCTCGGGAATCATGGAGGATGAGAAGCAAAGGCAGCTGGTGCCTCGGAAACAGAGTGACTCATCCACTTACGACTGTGACACTATAACCCAGCATCATGCATTCCTGTCCAG taTCCACTCAAGCGTGTTGAAAGATGGTGCAGACCTTCCTCCTGTGGATTCCAGTCTCTCAGAAGTAAATCTGGGCCGATTTGAATTTGAGGTGtctgatttcttcctttttggaTCACCGCTTGGTTTGGTGCTGGCCATGAGGAGCACTGTTCTGCCTGGTCTGGATG TATGCCAGGTCCGACCAGCCTGCAGCCAAGTGTACAGTTTCTTTCACTCTGCTGACCCCTCTGCCTGCAGACTTGAACCATTATTGGAGAAAAGATTCCATCTTCTTCCTCCATTCAGTGTCCCACGGTACCAGAGATACCCACTAGGGGATGGAAGATCTCACCAGTTAG GTGATGCTCTCCACAATCACAGTGGTCTGTTCCTTGAGAATAGCTCTTTGAACATACCTTTCTCTCAGGAGAGTCCTGGATCTCCAAATACATCTGATCAACTGcaagggaaaacaagaaagtTGAGCTTGGGCAGCACAAACAGTGAAAACTCTGGGTCAACTGAAAGCTTGCCATCAGCATGCCTCACCAACA TTACTGCAAAGTGGTGGGGAACAAAACGAATAGATTATGCCTTGTATTGTCCAGATGTGCTGACAGCTTTTCCAACGGTAGCCCTGCCGCATCTCTTTCATGCCAGCTACTGGGAATCAACAGACGTCGTGGCCTTCATTTTAAGAcag GTGATGCGGtatgaaaatgtaaatttcaaggaaaattaCAACCTGGATCCAGAAACACTAAGTCCATCCAATCCACGAGAAAAATGGCTACGCAAGAGGACACATGTCAAATTGAGG AATGTGACTGCTAATCACCGAGCTAATGATGTCATTGCAGCAGAAGATGGTCCTCAGGTACTAGTTGGGCGCTTTATGTATGGACCTCTGGACATGGTGGCTTTAACAGGTGAAAAG GTGGATATCTTCATAATGACTGAGCCATCTTCGGGTAGGTGGGTGTATTTTGACACAGAGATATCCAACAGCAGTGGACGAATATCCTACAATATACCTGAACAgaagagactgagagttggTGTGTATCCCATCAAAATGGTGGTCAG AGGAGaccagagcagtgctgcaagTTACCTGACTGTACTGCCCCGAGGAATGGAATGTGTTGTGTTCAGCATTGATGGTTCCTTTGCAGCAAGTGTTTCAATTATGGGAAGTGACCCCAAAGTCCGAGCAGGGGCCGTTGATGTTGTCAG GCATTGGCAGGACCTGGGATATCTGATTATCTATATCACCGGCCGTCCAGATATGCAAAAACAGCGTGTGGTTTCATGGTTGTCCCAACACAATTTCCCACAAGGGATGATCTTCTTCTCAGATGGACTTGTCCATGACCCACTGCGACAAAAGACCATTTTTCTCCGGAATCTCGTGCAAGAG TGCCACATCAAAATCTGTGCCGCATACGGTTCCATGAAGGATATTTCTGTGTACAGTGTCTTGGCTCTGTCACCATCCCAGATCTACATAGTTGGACGATCCACAAAGAAATACCAGGCACAGTGCCAA TTCCTCAGTGAAGGTTATGCAGCCCACTTGGCCTCGCTGGAGTTCAGTCTCCATTCACGACCCAAAAAGAATAACTCTCGGATGATCTTGAGAAAAGGCAGCTTTGGCCTCCACTCGCAACCTGAGTTTTTGCGCAAGAGAAACCACCTCCGCAGGACTATGTCTGTACAGCAACCTGACCCGCCTTCTTCCAACCCCAAGCCAGAGCGTGCTCAGAGCCAGCCTGAATCAGACAAAGATCATGACAGGCATTTGCCTTCCATTGCTTGGGTTCGAGGTGGAGTTCACAAATTTGAATCTATTCCCTAG
- the PITPNM3 gene encoding membrane-associated phosphatidylinositol transfer protein 3 isoform X3 codes for MVEGKSAILIGMSQWNSNDLVEQIETIGKLEENQGEESAFCSSGFLQEKQRELYRASLRKQRFPAQGSIEIHEDNEEGVQHQNCKTHVLILILHGGNILDTGSGDHNSKLADINTFSSVFEKVTRAHFPASSGHILMRLVPCPAICSAAFSLVSSLNPYSYDESCLSSSEDHIPLAALPLLAVSSPQYQDAVAMVISRANQVYNEFLKSTDGAGFNGQVCLIGDCIGGILGFDAICYNSNTAYESRNSSRRGSISSIQDNPLLAEDSSLGDSKHLSKSNIDISGIMEDEKQRQLVPRKQSDSSTYDCDTITQHHAFLSSIHSSVLKDGADLPPVDSSLSEVNLGRFEFEVSDFFLFGSPLGLVLAMRSTVLPGLDVCQVRPACSQVYSFFHSADPSACRLEPLLEKRFHLLPPFSVPRYQRYPLGDGRSHQLGDALHNHSGLFLENSSLNIPFSQESPGSPNTSDQLQGKTRKLSLGSTNSENSGSTESLPSACLTNITAKWWGTKRIDYALYCPDVLTAFPTVALPHLFHASYWESTDVVAFILRQVMRYENVNFKENYNLDPETLSPSNPREKWLRKRTHVKLRNVTANHRANDVIAAEDGPQVLVGRFMYGPLDMVALTGEKVDIFIMTEPSSGRWVYFDTEISNSSGRISYNIPEQKRLRVGVYPIKMVVRGDQSSAASYLTVLPRGMECVVFSIDGSFAASVSIMGSDPKVRAGAVDVVRHWQDLGYLIIYITGRPDMQKQRVVSWLSQHNFPQGMIFFSDGLVHDPLRQKTIFLRNLVQECHIKICAAYGSMKDISVYSVLALSPSQIYIVGRSTKKYQAQCQFLSEGYAAHLASLEFSLHSRPKKNNSRMILRKGSFGLHSQPEFLRKRNHLRRTMSVQQPDPPSSNPKPERAQSQPESDKDHDRHLPSIAWVRGGVHKFESIP; via the exons GCAGTATTGAAATACATGAGGACAATGAG GAAGGAGTTCAACACCAGAACTGCAAAACTCACGTGTTAATTTTGATCCTACATGGGGGAAACATATTAGACACTGGGAGTGGAGACCACAACAGCAAACTGGCAGACATCAACACCTTCAGTTCTGTGTTTGAGAAAGTGACCCGAGCCCATTTCCCTGCTTCTTCAGGCCACATCTTAATGAGACTTGTTCCCTGCCCAGCAATCTGTTCAGCAGCTTTCTCTCTTGTTTCCAG CCTAAATCCCTACAGCTATGATGAGAGCTGTCTCAGCAGCAGTGAAGACCACATCCCACTGGCTGCCTTGCCTTTGCTGGCTGTCTCATCTCCTCAGTATCAGGATGCAGTTGCCATGGTGATCAGTAGAGCAAATCAAGTTTACAATGAGTTTCTCAAATCTACTGATGGGGCTGGTTTTAATGGGCAG gTGTGTCTCATAGGTGACTGCATTGGAGGAATTTTGGGCTTTGATGCCATCTGCTATAATTCTAATACAGCTTACGAAAGTCGGAACAGTAGCAGGAGAGGAAGCATCAGCAGCATCCag GATAATCCACTCTTAGCAGAGGACTCCAGTCTGGGTGACAGCAAACACCTGAGCAAAAGCAATATTGACATCTCGGGAATCATGGAGGATGAGAAGCAAAGGCAGCTGGTGCCTCGGAAACAGAGTGACTCATCCACTTACGACTGTGACACTATAACCCAGCATCATGCATTCCTGTCCAG taTCCACTCAAGCGTGTTGAAAGATGGTGCAGACCTTCCTCCTGTGGATTCCAGTCTCTCAGAAGTAAATCTGGGCCGATTTGAATTTGAGGTGtctgatttcttcctttttggaTCACCGCTTGGTTTGGTGCTGGCCATGAGGAGCACTGTTCTGCCTGGTCTGGATG TATGCCAGGTCCGACCAGCCTGCAGCCAAGTGTACAGTTTCTTTCACTCTGCTGACCCCTCTGCCTGCAGACTTGAACCATTATTGGAGAAAAGATTCCATCTTCTTCCTCCATTCAGTGTCCCACGGTACCAGAGATACCCACTAGGGGATGGAAGATCTCACCAGTTAG GTGATGCTCTCCACAATCACAGTGGTCTGTTCCTTGAGAATAGCTCTTTGAACATACCTTTCTCTCAGGAGAGTCCTGGATCTCCAAATACATCTGATCAACTGcaagggaaaacaagaaagtTGAGCTTGGGCAGCACAAACAGTGAAAACTCTGGGTCAACTGAAAGCTTGCCATCAGCATGCCTCACCAACA TTACTGCAAAGTGGTGGGGAACAAAACGAATAGATTATGCCTTGTATTGTCCAGATGTGCTGACAGCTTTTCCAACGGTAGCCCTGCCGCATCTCTTTCATGCCAGCTACTGGGAATCAACAGACGTCGTGGCCTTCATTTTAAGAcag GTGATGCGGtatgaaaatgtaaatttcaaggaaaattaCAACCTGGATCCAGAAACACTAAGTCCATCCAATCCACGAGAAAAATGGCTACGCAAGAGGACACATGTCAAATTGAGG AATGTGACTGCTAATCACCGAGCTAATGATGTCATTGCAGCAGAAGATGGTCCTCAGGTACTAGTTGGGCGCTTTATGTATGGACCTCTGGACATGGTGGCTTTAACAGGTGAAAAG GTGGATATCTTCATAATGACTGAGCCATCTTCGGGTAGGTGGGTGTATTTTGACACAGAGATATCCAACAGCAGTGGACGAATATCCTACAATATACCTGAACAgaagagactgagagttggTGTGTATCCCATCAAAATGGTGGTCAG AGGAGaccagagcagtgctgcaagTTACCTGACTGTACTGCCCCGAGGAATGGAATGTGTTGTGTTCAGCATTGATGGTTCCTTTGCAGCAAGTGTTTCAATTATGGGAAGTGACCCCAAAGTCCGAGCAGGGGCCGTTGATGTTGTCAG GCATTGGCAGGACCTGGGATATCTGATTATCTATATCACCGGCCGTCCAGATATGCAAAAACAGCGTGTGGTTTCATGGTTGTCCCAACACAATTTCCCACAAGGGATGATCTTCTTCTCAGATGGACTTGTCCATGACCCACTGCGACAAAAGACCATTTTTCTCCGGAATCTCGTGCAAGAG TGCCACATCAAAATCTGTGCCGCATACGGTTCCATGAAGGATATTTCTGTGTACAGTGTCTTGGCTCTGTCACCATCCCAGATCTACATAGTTGGACGATCCACAAAGAAATACCAGGCACAGTGCCAA TTCCTCAGTGAAGGTTATGCAGCCCACTTGGCCTCGCTGGAGTTCAGTCTCCATTCACGACCCAAAAAGAATAACTCTCGGATGATCTTGAGAAAAGGCAGCTTTGGCCTCCACTCGCAACCTGAGTTTTTGCGCAAGAGAAACCACCTCCGCAGGACTATGTCTGTACAGCAACCTGACCCGCCTTCTTCCAACCCCAAGCCAGAGCGTGCTCAGAGCCAGCCTGAATCAGACAAAGATCATGACAGGCATTTGCCTTCCATTGCTTGGGTTCGAGGTGGAGTTCACAAATTTGAATCTATTCCCTAG
- the PITPNM3 gene encoding membrane-associated phosphatidylinositol transfer protein 3 isoform X2, producing MQNVLRDSVESSDDEFFDAREEMVEGKSAILIGMSQWNSNDLVEQIETIGKLEENQGEESAFCSSGFLQEKQRELYRASLRKQRFPAQGSIEIHEDNEEGVQHQNCKTHVLILILHGGNILDTGSGDHNSKLADINTFSSVFEKVTRAHFPASSGHILMRLVPCPAICSAAFSLVSSLNPYSYDESCLSSSEDHIPLAALPLLAVSSPQYQDAVAMVISRANQVYNEFLKSTDGAGFNGQVCLIGDCIGGILGFDAICYNSNTAYESRNSSRRGSISSIQDNPLLAEDSSLGDSKHLSKSNIDISGIMEDEKQRQLVPRKQSDSSTYDCDTITQHHAFLSSIHSSVLKDGADLPPVDSSLSEVNLGRFEFEVSDFFLFGSPLGLVLAMRSTVLPGLDVCQVRPACSQVYSFFHSADPSACRLEPLLEKRFHLLPPFSVPRYQRYPLGDGRSHQLGDALHNHSGLFLENSSLNIPFSQESPGSPNTSDQLQGKTRKLSLGSTNSENSGSTESLPSACLTNITAKWWGTKRIDYALYCPDVLTAFPTVALPHLFHASYWESTDVVAFILRQVMRYENVNFKENYNLDPETLSPSNPREKWLRKRTHVKLRNVTANHRANDVIAAEDGPQVLVGRFMYGPLDMVALTGEKVDIFIMTEPSSGRWVYFDTEISNSSGRISYNIPEQKRLRVGVYPIKMVVRGDQSSAASYLTVLPRGMECVVFSIDGSFAASVSIMGSDPKVRAGAVDVVRHWQDLGYLIIYITGRPDMQKQRVVSWLSQHNFPQGMIFFSDGLVHDPLRQKTIFLRNLVQECHIKICAAYGSMKDISVYSVLALSPSQIYIVGRSTKKYQAQCQFLSEGYAAHLASLEFSLHSRPKKNNSRMILRKGSFGLHSQPEFLRKRNHLRRTMSVQQPDPPSSNPKPERAQSQPESDKDHDRHLPSIAWVRGGVHKFESIP from the exons GCAGTATTGAAATACATGAGGACAATGAG GAAGGAGTTCAACACCAGAACTGCAAAACTCACGTGTTAATTTTGATCCTACATGGGGGAAACATATTAGACACTGGGAGTGGAGACCACAACAGCAAACTGGCAGACATCAACACCTTCAGTTCTGTGTTTGAGAAAGTGACCCGAGCCCATTTCCCTGCTTCTTCAGGCCACATCTTAATGAGACTTGTTCCCTGCCCAGCAATCTGTTCAGCAGCTTTCTCTCTTGTTTCCAG CCTAAATCCCTACAGCTATGATGAGAGCTGTCTCAGCAGCAGTGAAGACCACATCCCACTGGCTGCCTTGCCTTTGCTGGCTGTCTCATCTCCTCAGTATCAGGATGCAGTTGCCATGGTGATCAGTAGAGCAAATCAAGTTTACAATGAGTTTCTCAAATCTACTGATGGGGCTGGTTTTAATGGGCAG gTGTGTCTCATAGGTGACTGCATTGGAGGAATTTTGGGCTTTGATGCCATCTGCTATAATTCTAATACAGCTTACGAAAGTCGGAACAGTAGCAGGAGAGGAAGCATCAGCAGCATCCag GATAATCCACTCTTAGCAGAGGACTCCAGTCTGGGTGACAGCAAACACCTGAGCAAAAGCAATATTGACATCTCGGGAATCATGGAGGATGAGAAGCAAAGGCAGCTGGTGCCTCGGAAACAGAGTGACTCATCCACTTACGACTGTGACACTATAACCCAGCATCATGCATTCCTGTCCAG taTCCACTCAAGCGTGTTGAAAGATGGTGCAGACCTTCCTCCTGTGGATTCCAGTCTCTCAGAAGTAAATCTGGGCCGATTTGAATTTGAGGTGtctgatttcttcctttttggaTCACCGCTTGGTTTGGTGCTGGCCATGAGGAGCACTGTTCTGCCTGGTCTGGATG TATGCCAGGTCCGACCAGCCTGCAGCCAAGTGTACAGTTTCTTTCACTCTGCTGACCCCTCTGCCTGCAGACTTGAACCATTATTGGAGAAAAGATTCCATCTTCTTCCTCCATTCAGTGTCCCACGGTACCAGAGATACCCACTAGGGGATGGAAGATCTCACCAGTTAG GTGATGCTCTCCACAATCACAGTGGTCTGTTCCTTGAGAATAGCTCTTTGAACATACCTTTCTCTCAGGAGAGTCCTGGATCTCCAAATACATCTGATCAACTGcaagggaaaacaagaaagtTGAGCTTGGGCAGCACAAACAGTGAAAACTCTGGGTCAACTGAAAGCTTGCCATCAGCATGCCTCACCAACA TTACTGCAAAGTGGTGGGGAACAAAACGAATAGATTATGCCTTGTATTGTCCAGATGTGCTGACAGCTTTTCCAACGGTAGCCCTGCCGCATCTCTTTCATGCCAGCTACTGGGAATCAACAGACGTCGTGGCCTTCATTTTAAGAcag GTGATGCGGtatgaaaatgtaaatttcaaggaaaattaCAACCTGGATCCAGAAACACTAAGTCCATCCAATCCACGAGAAAAATGGCTACGCAAGAGGACACATGTCAAATTGAGG AATGTGACTGCTAATCACCGAGCTAATGATGTCATTGCAGCAGAAGATGGTCCTCAGGTACTAGTTGGGCGCTTTATGTATGGACCTCTGGACATGGTGGCTTTAACAGGTGAAAAG GTGGATATCTTCATAATGACTGAGCCATCTTCGGGTAGGTGGGTGTATTTTGACACAGAGATATCCAACAGCAGTGGACGAATATCCTACAATATACCTGAACAgaagagactgagagttggTGTGTATCCCATCAAAATGGTGGTCAG AGGAGaccagagcagtgctgcaagTTACCTGACTGTACTGCCCCGAGGAATGGAATGTGTTGTGTTCAGCATTGATGGTTCCTTTGCAGCAAGTGTTTCAATTATGGGAAGTGACCCCAAAGTCCGAGCAGGGGCCGTTGATGTTGTCAG GCATTGGCAGGACCTGGGATATCTGATTATCTATATCACCGGCCGTCCAGATATGCAAAAACAGCGTGTGGTTTCATGGTTGTCCCAACACAATTTCCCACAAGGGATGATCTTCTTCTCAGATGGACTTGTCCATGACCCACTGCGACAAAAGACCATTTTTCTCCGGAATCTCGTGCAAGAG TGCCACATCAAAATCTGTGCCGCATACGGTTCCATGAAGGATATTTCTGTGTACAGTGTCTTGGCTCTGTCACCATCCCAGATCTACATAGTTGGACGATCCACAAAGAAATACCAGGCACAGTGCCAA TTCCTCAGTGAAGGTTATGCAGCCCACTTGGCCTCGCTGGAGTTCAGTCTCCATTCACGACCCAAAAAGAATAACTCTCGGATGATCTTGAGAAAAGGCAGCTTTGGCCTCCACTCGCAACCTGAGTTTTTGCGCAAGAGAAACCACCTCCGCAGGACTATGTCTGTACAGCAACCTGACCCGCCTTCTTCCAACCCCAAGCCAGAGCGTGCTCAGAGCCAGCCTGAATCAGACAAAGATCATGACAGGCATTTGCCTTCCATTGCTTGGGTTCGAGGTGGAGTTCACAAATTTGAATCTATTCCCTAG
- the PITPNM3 gene encoding membrane-associated phosphatidylinositol transfer protein 3 isoform X5 — MLLLRIEEPLICELYRASLRKQRFPAQGSIEIHEDNEEGVQHQNCKTHVLILILHGGNILDTGSGDHNSKLADINTFSSVFEKVTRAHFPASSGHILMRLVPCPAICSAAFSLVSSLNPYSYDESCLSSSEDHIPLAALPLLAVSSPQYQDAVAMVISRANQVYNEFLKSTDGAGFNGQVCLIGDCIGGILGFDAICYNSNTAYESRNSSRRGSISSIQDNPLLAEDSSLGDSKHLSKSNIDISGIMEDEKQRQLVPRKQSDSSTYDCDTITQHHAFLSSIHSSVLKDGADLPPVDSSLSEVNLGRFEFEVSDFFLFGSPLGLVLAMRSTVLPGLDVCQVRPACSQVYSFFHSADPSACRLEPLLEKRFHLLPPFSVPRYQRYPLGDGRSHQLGDALHNHSGLFLENSSLNIPFSQESPGSPNTSDQLQGKTRKLSLGSTNSENSGSTESLPSACLTNITAKWWGTKRIDYALYCPDVLTAFPTVALPHLFHASYWESTDVVAFILRQVMRYENVNFKENYNLDPETLSPSNPREKWLRKRTHVKLRNVTANHRANDVIAAEDGPQVLVGRFMYGPLDMVALTGEKVDIFIMTEPSSGRWVYFDTEISNSSGRISYNIPEQKRLRVGVYPIKMVVRGDQSSAASYLTVLPRGMECVVFSIDGSFAASVSIMGSDPKVRAGAVDVVRHWQDLGYLIIYITGRPDMQKQRVVSWLSQHNFPQGMIFFSDGLVHDPLRQKTIFLRNLVQECHIKICAAYGSMKDISVYSVLALSPSQIYIVGRSTKKYQAQCQFLSEGYAAHLASLEFSLHSRPKKNNSRMILRKGSFGLHSQPEFLRKRNHLRRTMSVQQPDPPSSNPKPERAQSQPESDKDHDRHLPSIAWVRGGVHKFESIP; from the exons GCAGTATTGAAATACATGAGGACAATGAG GAAGGAGTTCAACACCAGAACTGCAAAACTCACGTGTTAATTTTGATCCTACATGGGGGAAACATATTAGACACTGGGAGTGGAGACCACAACAGCAAACTGGCAGACATCAACACCTTCAGTTCTGTGTTTGAGAAAGTGACCCGAGCCCATTTCCCTGCTTCTTCAGGCCACATCTTAATGAGACTTGTTCCCTGCCCAGCAATCTGTTCAGCAGCTTTCTCTCTTGTTTCCAG CCTAAATCCCTACAGCTATGATGAGAGCTGTCTCAGCAGCAGTGAAGACCACATCCCACTGGCTGCCTTGCCTTTGCTGGCTGTCTCATCTCCTCAGTATCAGGATGCAGTTGCCATGGTGATCAGTAGAGCAAATCAAGTTTACAATGAGTTTCTCAAATCTACTGATGGGGCTGGTTTTAATGGGCAG gTGTGTCTCATAGGTGACTGCATTGGAGGAATTTTGGGCTTTGATGCCATCTGCTATAATTCTAATACAGCTTACGAAAGTCGGAACAGTAGCAGGAGAGGAAGCATCAGCAGCATCCag GATAATCCACTCTTAGCAGAGGACTCCAGTCTGGGTGACAGCAAACACCTGAGCAAAAGCAATATTGACATCTCGGGAATCATGGAGGATGAGAAGCAAAGGCAGCTGGTGCCTCGGAAACAGAGTGACTCATCCACTTACGACTGTGACACTATAACCCAGCATCATGCATTCCTGTCCAG taTCCACTCAAGCGTGTTGAAAGATGGTGCAGACCTTCCTCCTGTGGATTCCAGTCTCTCAGAAGTAAATCTGGGCCGATTTGAATTTGAGGTGtctgatttcttcctttttggaTCACCGCTTGGTTTGGTGCTGGCCATGAGGAGCACTGTTCTGCCTGGTCTGGATG TATGCCAGGTCCGACCAGCCTGCAGCCAAGTGTACAGTTTCTTTCACTCTGCTGACCCCTCTGCCTGCAGACTTGAACCATTATTGGAGAAAAGATTCCATCTTCTTCCTCCATTCAGTGTCCCACGGTACCAGAGATACCCACTAGGGGATGGAAGATCTCACCAGTTAG GTGATGCTCTCCACAATCACAGTGGTCTGTTCCTTGAGAATAGCTCTTTGAACATACCTTTCTCTCAGGAGAGTCCTGGATCTCCAAATACATCTGATCAACTGcaagggaaaacaagaaagtTGAGCTTGGGCAGCACAAACAGTGAAAACTCTGGGTCAACTGAAAGCTTGCCATCAGCATGCCTCACCAACA TTACTGCAAAGTGGTGGGGAACAAAACGAATAGATTATGCCTTGTATTGTCCAGATGTGCTGACAGCTTTTCCAACGGTAGCCCTGCCGCATCTCTTTCATGCCAGCTACTGGGAATCAACAGACGTCGTGGCCTTCATTTTAAGAcag GTGATGCGGtatgaaaatgtaaatttcaaggaaaattaCAACCTGGATCCAGAAACACTAAGTCCATCCAATCCACGAGAAAAATGGCTACGCAAGAGGACACATGTCAAATTGAGG AATGTGACTGCTAATCACCGAGCTAATGATGTCATTGCAGCAGAAGATGGTCCTCAGGTACTAGTTGGGCGCTTTATGTATGGACCTCTGGACATGGTGGCTTTAACAGGTGAAAAG GTGGATATCTTCATAATGACTGAGCCATCTTCGGGTAGGTGGGTGTATTTTGACACAGAGATATCCAACAGCAGTGGACGAATATCCTACAATATACCTGAACAgaagagactgagagttggTGTGTATCCCATCAAAATGGTGGTCAG AGGAGaccagagcagtgctgcaagTTACCTGACTGTACTGCCCCGAGGAATGGAATGTGTTGTGTTCAGCATTGATGGTTCCTTTGCAGCAAGTGTTTCAATTATGGGAAGTGACCCCAAAGTCCGAGCAGGGGCCGTTGATGTTGTCAG GCATTGGCAGGACCTGGGATATCTGATTATCTATATCACCGGCCGTCCAGATATGCAAAAACAGCGTGTGGTTTCATGGTTGTCCCAACACAATTTCCCACAAGGGATGATCTTCTTCTCAGATGGACTTGTCCATGACCCACTGCGACAAAAGACCATTTTTCTCCGGAATCTCGTGCAAGAG TGCCACATCAAAATCTGTGCCGCATACGGTTCCATGAAGGATATTTCTGTGTACAGTGTCTTGGCTCTGTCACCATCCCAGATCTACATAGTTGGACGATCCACAAAGAAATACCAGGCACAGTGCCAA TTCCTCAGTGAAGGTTATGCAGCCCACTTGGCCTCGCTGGAGTTCAGTCTCCATTCACGACCCAAAAAGAATAACTCTCGGATGATCTTGAGAAAAGGCAGCTTTGGCCTCCACTCGCAACCTGAGTTTTTGCGCAAGAGAAACCACCTCCGCAGGACTATGTCTGTACAGCAACCTGACCCGCCTTCTTCCAACCCCAAGCCAGAGCGTGCTCAGAGCCAGCCTGAATCAGACAAAGATCATGACAGGCATTTGCCTTCCATTGCTTGGGTTCGAGGTGGAGTTCACAAATTTGAATCTATTCCCTAG